The following proteins are co-located in the Candidatus Polarisedimenticolia bacterium genome:
- a CDS encoding 4a-hydroxytetrahydrobiopterin dehydratase, which yields MSARPAKLEESEVKEGLQGLSQWSLSGGKLHREYRFGSFVEAFGFMASAALVAESMNHHPEWSNVYQTVKIDLTTHDAGGITENDLEMARRFEKLAGQRAER from the coding sequence ATGAGCGCAAGACCGGCAAAGCTGGAGGAATCCGAAGTCAAGGAAGGGCTGCAAGGCCTGTCGCAGTGGAGTCTCTCGGGCGGGAAGCTGCACCGCGAATACCGCTTCGGATCGTTCGTGGAGGCGTTCGGGTTCATGGCCAGCGCCGCGCTGGTCGCGGAGTCGATGAACCATCACCCCGAGTGGTCGAATGTCTACCAGACCGTGAAGATCGACCTGACGACGCACGACGCCGGGGGGATCACCGAGAACGATCTGGAGATGGCGAGGCGGTTCGAGAAGCTGGCGGGACAGCGCGCGGAGCGCTGA
- the ispG gene encoding (E)-4-hydroxy-3-methylbut-2-enyl-diphosphate synthase — protein sequence MPWSYRRRVTREVGIGEVRVGGRQPIRIQSMTTPATHDVEATVAQIRRLAEAGCEIVRVTVPSTRDAEALPRIRRRLAEDRIRVPLVADIHFSPAAAMMAVEHVEKVRINPGNYADTKRFKVREYSDAEYGAELRRIEERFAPLVLRARQLGVSLRIGTNHGSLSDRILNRYGDTPLGMVESALEFVRICEKLEHRELILSMKSSNPMVMIQAYRLLAERMADEKMDYPFHLGVTEAGDGEDGRIKSAIGIGALLEDGIGDTLRVSLTEDPVAEVPVARALAEKYNVRMPLQGNPTSPEPAGAPHPVSSTYMRREAARVEIGSTVIGGTETIRVECLLSSPLADAEAVEAEIGSLMNPPGLPEARVELLEIDLARLNDLPAVERAARRLQDPLSPALSIRIDARLAEELAGEASGPLMGLADRVTVRLQASSPGTGAWLGVLAATARNRKTALGLEMAEVRDPLRDGSRLAELARICEEAGVTPIVSLSTVPEISPIKPYRMLAESLAASGIAAPILLSDDASGRRDEPLLFHATAWGSLLCDGIGDALRVERFKSPVDSLRLAFNILQGARLRLFKTEFISCPSCGRTQFDLEETTSRIKSRTAHLKGVKIAIMGCIVNGPGEMADADFGYVGWGPGKVSLFVGKDLVEKDIPYLLADERLVQLIRERGMWTDPPAEGSEDRLALRKGGSQPV from the coding sequence ATGCCCTGGAGCTATCGGCGGCGGGTCACCCGGGAGGTCGGGATCGGCGAGGTGCGGGTAGGTGGCCGCCAGCCGATTCGCATCCAGTCGATGACCACCCCGGCGACCCACGACGTCGAAGCCACGGTGGCGCAGATCCGCCGGCTGGCGGAGGCCGGCTGCGAGATCGTCCGGGTCACCGTCCCGAGCACCCGCGACGCCGAGGCGCTGCCGAGGATCCGCCGGCGCCTGGCGGAAGACCGCATCCGCGTTCCGCTGGTGGCCGACATCCATTTCTCCCCCGCGGCGGCGATGATGGCGGTGGAGCACGTCGAGAAGGTGCGCATCAACCCGGGCAACTACGCCGACACCAAGCGCTTCAAGGTGCGCGAGTACAGCGACGCGGAATACGGCGCCGAGCTGCGGCGCATCGAGGAGCGCTTCGCGCCCCTGGTGCTGCGGGCCCGGCAGCTCGGGGTTTCGCTGCGCATCGGCACCAATCACGGCTCCCTTTCCGATCGCATCCTGAACCGCTACGGTGATACCCCCCTGGGCATGGTGGAATCGGCCCTCGAGTTCGTGCGGATCTGCGAGAAGCTGGAGCACCGCGAGCTGATCCTCTCGATGAAGTCGAGCAACCCGATGGTCATGATTCAGGCCTATCGCCTGCTGGCCGAGCGCATGGCCGATGAGAAGATGGATTATCCGTTCCACCTCGGGGTGACCGAGGCGGGGGACGGAGAGGACGGCCGCATCAAATCCGCCATCGGCATCGGTGCCCTCCTTGAGGACGGGATCGGCGACACGCTGCGCGTCTCGCTGACCGAGGACCCGGTGGCGGAGGTGCCGGTGGCCCGGGCCCTGGCCGAGAAGTACAACGTCCGGATGCCGCTTCAAGGCAATCCCACGTCCCCGGAGCCGGCCGGCGCACCGCACCCCGTTTCCTCCACCTACATGCGCCGCGAGGCCGCACGGGTCGAGATCGGCAGCACGGTGATCGGAGGGACCGAGACGATTCGGGTCGAGTGCCTCCTCTCCTCCCCTCTCGCGGATGCCGAGGCGGTCGAGGCGGAGATAGGCAGCCTGATGAACCCACCCGGACTTCCCGAGGCGCGTGTCGAGCTCCTGGAGATCGATCTCGCCCGCCTCAACGATCTCCCGGCCGTGGAGCGGGCTGCCCGTCGTCTGCAGGACCCGTTGTCGCCGGCGCTGTCCATCCGTATCGATGCGCGGCTGGCGGAAGAACTGGCGGGGGAAGCGAGCGGGCCTCTGATGGGTCTGGCCGATCGGGTGACGGTCCGGTTGCAGGCGTCCAGCCCGGGAACCGGAGCCTGGCTTGGCGTTCTCGCCGCCACGGCCCGCAACCGGAAAACGGCCCTGGGGCTCGAGATGGCCGAGGTACGGGATCCGTTGCGGGACGGCTCCCGGCTGGCCGAGTTGGCGAGAATTTGCGAAGAGGCGGGAGTCACGCCGATCGTCTCGCTGAGCACGGTGCCGGAGATCTCCCCGATCAAGCCTTACCGGATGCTGGCCGAATCGCTCGCGGCCTCCGGGATCGCGGCCCCCATTCTGCTGTCCGACGATGCCTCCGGCCGGCGCGACGAGCCGCTTCTCTTCCATGCCACCGCCTGGGGATCGCTCCTGTGCGACGGCATCGGCGACGCTCTGCGGGTGGAGCGCTTCAAGAGTCCGGTCGATTCGCTGCGGCTGGCGTTCAACATCCTGCAGGGAGCGCGGCTGAGGCTGTTCAAGACCGAGTTCATCTCCTGCCCTTCGTGCGGCCGGACCCAGTTCGACCTGGAGGAGACCACGAGCCGGATCAAGTCCAGGACAGCGCACCTCAAGGGGGTGAAGATCGCCATCATGGGATGCATCGTGAACGGACCGGGCGAGATGGCCGACGCCGATTTCGGCTATGTCGGCTGGGGACCGGGGAAGGTCAGCCTCTTCGTCGGGAAGGATCTGGTGGAGAAGGACATTCCCTATCTTCTGGCGGACGAGCGGCTCGTGCAGCTGATCCGCGAGCGCGGCATGTGGACCGATCCACCCGCCGAAGGATCCGAAGATCGGCTCGCCCTCCGGAAAGGCGGCAGCCAGCCCGTCTGA
- a CDS encoding tetratricopeptide repeat protein produces the protein MSPSPSRGPLLERIVLGAFLFLLLNGAYLGAFAAPTISYMGNVLLHLVAGVLFLAGFLWVGWRHLRQPAPIWGKLAAMLAYPLMLGAGAAGVYLMIFFAIRPNLWILHLHVALAIAGAAAWMAALRGRAAVATVDPEEGRRRLAAWRSAVAAGVAAAFLFAVIYTTVGRRRDPRDVIENPDSPPLEMSAESMAGAKGPFHPSSIHTTTRGRIPSNFFMQETSKTCGRSGCHPDIYDQWNSSAHHFSSFNNQWYRKSIEYMQEMVGTEPSRWCGGCHDPAVLLNGMMDTPIKQIVNRPEAQAGLGCTACHSVIQVRSTMGQADFLIQYPPLHDLSVSENPLVRGIHDYLIRVNPEPHRRIFLKPFHREQQAEFCSSCHKVHLDVPVNSYRWFRGFNDYDTWQASAASGQGARSFYYPDKPSTCVTCHMPLLPSKDLGSHDGLVHSHRFPAANTALPIANRDEAQLKAVTDFLKDRRITLDLFAVGEAEGDRGGSGAASGIGSANPEVSSLFAVGEEQGSAIGAAGTPGPAAAAVRAPLDRLGKAVRAGTSVRVDLVARTRTVGHFFPGGTVDAFDVWTELKAEDARGRVLLWSGFVSDGGKGPVDPSAHFYRSFMLDANGNPINKRNAWAGRAILYVNLIPPSSADTVHYRLDIPKDVAGPIKLTAKMNYRKFAWWNTHWAYAGVRDPAQKDYASARDFDDGKWVFTGDTSTVSGQMKEVPDLPIVTLATAEAQLQVAMPGEPLDAADPASVPADRERWNDYGIGLLLQGDLRGAEAAFARVRSVEPGYADGWVNGARAALAEGNLDRAQELLTQALKLSPDLARAHFFQGQLLKARGDYAKALEHFGRASAQYPRDRVVLNEMGRVLFLQEKHEEAVKMLRQVLKIDPEDLQAHYNLMLAYGALGRNEEAERERRLYLRFKANESAQEITGGFRQAHRFENNERQRIHEHASSYQAPAGAGSYPRAAGVP, from the coding sequence ATGAGTCCGTCACCTTCCCGGGGTCCTCTGCTCGAGCGCATCGTCCTGGGTGCGTTCCTGTTCCTGTTGCTGAACGGGGCCTATCTGGGCGCCTTCGCCGCCCCGACCATCTCCTACATGGGAAACGTCCTGCTGCACCTGGTGGCGGGCGTGCTTTTCCTGGCGGGATTCCTGTGGGTGGGATGGCGCCACCTGCGGCAGCCGGCGCCGATCTGGGGCAAGCTCGCGGCGATGCTGGCCTACCCCCTGATGCTGGGGGCGGGGGCCGCCGGCGTCTACCTGATGATCTTCTTCGCCATCCGGCCCAACCTTTGGATTCTGCACCTGCACGTCGCGCTGGCGATCGCCGGCGCCGCGGCCTGGATGGCGGCACTGCGGGGACGCGCGGCCGTCGCCACCGTCGACCCCGAGGAGGGACGGCGGCGGCTCGCCGCCTGGCGCTCGGCGGTGGCCGCCGGAGTGGCGGCGGCCTTCCTGTTCGCCGTCATCTACACGACCGTAGGGCGCCGCCGCGATCCGCGCGACGTCATCGAGAATCCCGACTCGCCGCCGCTGGAGATGTCCGCGGAGTCGATGGCCGGAGCCAAGGGGCCGTTCCACCCTTCCTCGATCCACACCACCACGCGCGGAAGGATCCCTTCCAACTTCTTCATGCAGGAGACGTCGAAGACCTGCGGGCGCTCGGGCTGTCATCCCGACATCTACGATCAGTGGAACTCCTCGGCGCACCACTTCTCCTCCTTCAACAACCAGTGGTACCGCAAGTCGATCGAGTACATGCAGGAGATGGTCGGAACGGAGCCGTCGCGCTGGTGCGGCGGCTGCCACGACCCGGCGGTGCTGCTGAACGGCATGATGGACACCCCCATCAAGCAGATCGTGAACCGCCCGGAAGCCCAGGCGGGTCTGGGATGCACCGCCTGCCATTCGGTCATCCAGGTGCGCAGCACCATGGGCCAGGCCGATTTCCTGATCCAGTATCCGCCGCTGCACGACCTGTCGGTGAGCGAAAACCCGCTGGTGCGCGGCATCCACGATTACCTGATCCGCGTGAACCCCGAGCCGCACCGGCGTATCTTCCTGAAGCCGTTCCACCGGGAGCAGCAGGCCGAGTTCTGCTCCAGCTGTCACAAGGTCCACCTGGACGTTCCGGTGAACAGCTATCGCTGGTTCCGCGGCTTCAACGACTACGACACCTGGCAGGCGAGCGCCGCGTCGGGCCAGGGCGCGCGATCGTTCTACTATCCCGACAAGCCCTCCACTTGCGTGACCTGCCACATGCCGCTGCTCCCCTCCAAGGACCTCGGCAGCCACGACGGTCTGGTCCACTCGCACCGCTTCCCCGCCGCCAACACCGCGCTCCCGATTGCCAACCGGGACGAGGCGCAGCTCAAGGCCGTCACCGATTTCCTGAAGGATCGGCGGATAACGCTGGATCTCTTCGCGGTCGGCGAGGCGGAAGGAGACCGCGGAGGATCGGGGGCGGCGTCCGGAATCGGCAGCGCCAATCCCGAGGTTTCCAGCCTCTTCGCCGTTGGGGAGGAGCAGGGATCCGCGATCGGCGCCGCGGGCACGCCCGGCCCTGCGGCCGCGGCGGTCCGGGCGCCGCTGGACCGGCTGGGCAAGGCGGTGCGGGCCGGCACCTCGGTGCGCGTCGACCTGGTGGCCCGCACGCGGACGGTGGGACATTTCTTTCCGGGCGGGACGGTGGACGCCTTCGACGTCTGGACCGAGCTGAAGGCGGAGGATGCCAGGGGGCGGGTCCTGCTGTGGAGCGGCTTCGTCAGCGACGGCGGCAAGGGGCCGGTGGACCCTTCGGCACACTTCTACCGGTCGTTCATGCTGGATGCCAACGGGAACCCGATCAACAAGCGCAACGCCTGGGCCGGGCGGGCCATTCTCTACGTGAACCTGATCCCACCCTCCTCCGCCGATACCGTCCACTACCGTCTCGACATCCCGAAGGACGTGGCCGGCCCCATCAAGCTGACGGCGAAGATGAACTACCGGAAGTTCGCCTGGTGGAATACTCATTGGGCCTACGCGGGGGTGCGCGATCCGGCGCAGAAGGACTATGCCTCGGCGCGTGACTTCGACGACGGGAAGTGGGTCTTCACGGGCGACACCTCCACCGTGTCGGGACAGATGAAAGAAGTGCCGGACCTTCCCATCGTGACGCTGGCGACCGCCGAGGCTCAGCTCCAGGTGGCCATGCCGGGCGAGCCTCTCGACGCCGCCGACCCGGCCTCCGTTCCGGCCGACCGGGAGCGCTGGAACGATTACGGCATCGGGCTGCTGCTGCAGGGAGACCTGCGAGGAGCGGAGGCGGCCTTCGCCCGCGTGCGGAGCGTCGAGCCGGGGTATGCCGACGGCTGGGTCAACGGCGCGCGCGCGGCACTGGCCGAGGGGAACCTGGATCGGGCGCAGGAGCTGTTGACCCAGGCGCTGAAGCTATCCCCCGATCTGGCGCGGGCCCATTTCTTCCAGGGTCAGCTCCTCAAGGCTCGCGGGGACTATGCGAAGGCGCTGGAGCATTTCGGCCGCGCCAGCGCGCAGTACCCGCGCGACAGGGTGGTGCTCAACGAGATGGGACGGGTCCTGTTCCTGCAGGAAAAGCACGAGGAGGCGGTGAAGATGCTGCGCCAGGTGCTCAAGATCGACCCGGAGGACCTGCAGGCCCACTACAACCTGATGCTGGCCTACGGGGCGCTGGGTCGTAACGAGGAAGCGGAGCGGGAGCGCCGGCTCTACCTGCGCTTCAAGGCGAACGAGTCGGCCCAGGAGATCACCGGAGGCTTTCGTCAGGCGCACCGCTTCGAAAACAACGAGCGGCAGCGGATCCACGAGCACGCCTCGTCTTACCAGGCTCCCGCGGGCGCGGGCTCGTACCCGCGCGCCGCCGGAGTCCCCTGA